In Polaromonas sp. JS666, one genomic interval encodes:
- a CDS encoding polysaccharide deacetylase family protein yields the protein MGSLRPLLAIFFVAICVHPAWAAGPNNAKAVAEAALCKPLYLTLDTGHMEVAPLMADILRKHQVKATFFAANERTQTGDGSLGAHWADWWKARAAEGHEFASHTWDHTYWRADVAGGPGVEPQFRMRPSAGPSEGRDLTWTTRQYCEEVGRASARLQAITGKKPLPLFRAPGGKTSPQLLAAARACGYQHVGWSPAGFLGDELSSERFPNDMLLKKALRDIQPGDILLAHLGIWSRKDPWAPAVLEPLIIGLKSRGFCFQTLREHPQYKAWIEAQVSRTPAKLAK from the coding sequence ATGGGCTCACTACGGCCGCTGCTTGCTATTTTTTTTGTAGCTATTTGCGTGCATCCCGCTTGGGCTGCGGGCCCAAACAATGCCAAAGCAGTGGCCGAAGCCGCCCTCTGCAAGCCGCTGTACCTTACCCTGGACACCGGCCACATGGAGGTCGCGCCCCTGATGGCCGACATCCTTCGCAAGCACCAGGTGAAAGCCACGTTTTTCGCTGCCAACGAGCGGACCCAGACTGGTGATGGCAGCCTGGGTGCGCATTGGGCCGATTGGTGGAAGGCGCGCGCCGCCGAGGGCCATGAATTTGCCTCGCATACCTGGGACCACACCTACTGGCGCGCGGATGTGGCGGGCGGGCCGGGTGTTGAGCCGCAATTCAGGATGCGCCCCTCGGCCGGTCCTTCGGAGGGCCGGGATCTCACCTGGACGACCCGGCAGTACTGCGAAGAGGTGGGTCGCGCCAGTGCGCGCCTGCAGGCGATCACCGGCAAGAAACCGTTGCCGCTATTCAGGGCGCCTGGCGGCAAAACCTCGCCCCAGTTGCTCGCGGCAGCCCGGGCCTGCGGCTATCAGCATGTGGGCTGGTCGCCCGCCGGGTTTTTGGGGGACGAGCTTTCGAGTGAAAGATTTCCCAACGACATGCTGCTGAAAAAGGCGCTGCGCGACATCCAGCCCGGCGATATTTTGCTGGCGCACCTGGGCATCTGGTCGCGCAAGGATCCCTGGGCGCCGGCTGTGCTGGAGCCGCTCATCATCGGCCTGAAGTCGCGGGGATTTTGCTTTCAAACCCTGCGGGAACACCCCCAGTA